From Zhongshania aliphaticivorans, one genomic window encodes:
- the rfbD gene encoding dTDP-4-dehydrorhamnose reductase, translating into MKLLITGANGQLGRCLQDVLANTEHEVIALDRSGLDIGDAEAVNRIVDQHQPQTIINAAAYTAVDKAESEPELAARINTTGPENLAKAAERHSALLIHISTDYVFDGSKTTPYTEEDATNPQGVYGQTKLNGEIAVQQHCSRHVILRTAWVFSEYGNNFVKTMLRLGKERDELGVVADQIGCPTYAGAIAGAACSVLQAFSEDRAQYGVYHYCGDESVSWYEFARCVFEVAERRGELPKPPQVNPITTKDYPTPATRPAYSVLSSDKLNTSFGVRADDWRISLEAVLSRLPHQE; encoded by the coding sequence ATGAAACTGCTGATTACCGGCGCCAATGGCCAGTTGGGCCGTTGCTTACAAGATGTACTGGCCAACACCGAGCACGAAGTCATCGCCCTTGACCGCAGTGGGCTGGATATCGGCGATGCCGAGGCGGTGAACCGGATTGTCGATCAGCACCAGCCCCAGACCATTATCAATGCGGCGGCCTATACCGCCGTGGACAAGGCGGAATCCGAGCCGGAGCTGGCCGCCAGAATTAATACCACTGGCCCAGAAAACCTCGCCAAGGCAGCGGAGCGTCACAGCGCCCTGTTGATTCATATCTCCACTGACTACGTCTTTGATGGCAGTAAAACCACCCCTTACACCGAAGAGGATGCTACCAATCCCCAAGGCGTCTACGGCCAAACTAAACTCAATGGCGAAATAGCCGTGCAGCAGCACTGCAGTCGTCATGTGATCCTACGCACGGCTTGGGTATTCAGCGAATACGGCAATAATTTTGTTAAAACCATGCTGCGCCTGGGCAAAGAGCGGGATGAGTTGGGGGTGGTGGCGGATCAGATTGGCTGCCCGACCTATGCGGGGGCGATAGCAGGCGCAGCGTGCTCAGTCCTTCAGGCCTTTAGCGAGGATCGCGCGCAGTATGGCGTGTACCATTATTGTGGCGATGAGTCCGTAAGTTGGTATGAGTTTGCCCGTTGTGTTTTTGAAGTCGCTGAACGCCGTGGTGAGCTTCCCAAGCCGCCGCAGGTAAACCCAATTACTACGAAAGACTACCCCACTCCCGCAACGCGGCCCGCGTACTCGGTGCTGTCTAGTGATAAACTCAATACTAGCTTTGGTGTGCGAGCCGATGATTGGCGCATATCTCTGGAAGCTGTTCTGAGTCGTCTGCCTCACCAAGAGTAG